In Pocillopora verrucosa isolate sample1 chromosome 13, ASM3666991v2, whole genome shotgun sequence, one genomic interval encodes:
- the LOC131768358 gene encoding large ribosomal subunit protein uL5-like isoform X1, with product MASGENSQKQNVMRDLRIRKLCLNICVGESGDRLTRAAKVLEQLTGQQPVYSKARYTVRSFGIRRNEKIAVHCTVRGAKAEEILEKGLKVREYELSKDNFSKTGNFGFGIQEHIDLGIKYDPSIGIYGMDFYVVLGRPGFSVAERKRKQSRIGYKHLISKDESMKWFQQKYDGILLPSKKKK from the exons ATGGCG TCGGGGGAAAATTCCCAGAAGCAAAATGTCATGCGAGACCTCCGTATCCGTAAGCTGTGCTTAAACATCTGTGTTGGTGAAAGTGGTGATCGTCTGACAAGAGCTGCAAAGGTTCTTGAACAGCTGACTGGGCAGCAGCCAGTTTATTCTAAAG CCCGCTACACTGTGCGTTCATTTGGCATTCGTCGTAATGAGAAGATTGCTGTACACTGCACTGTGCGAGGTGCCAAAGCTGAAGAAATCCTAGAGAAGGGTTTGAAG gTTCGTGAATATGAGCTTTCAAAGGATAACTTCTCTAAAACTGGAAACTTTGGTTTTGGAATCCAAGAACATATTGATCTTGGAATTAAATATGACCCCAGTATTGGGATTTATGGCATGGATTTCTACGTAGTGCTGGGACGTCCTGGTTTCAGTGTTGCTGAACGAAAAAGGAAGCAATCCAGAATTGGCTACAAGCATCTGATATCAAAGGATGAATCCATGAAGTGGTTCCAACAGAAG
- the LOC131768358 gene encoding large ribosomal subunit protein uL5-like isoform X2, which produces MASGENSQKQNVMRDLRIRKLCLNICVGESGDRLTRAAKVLEQLTGQQPVYSKARYTVRSFGIRRNEKIAVHCTVRGAKAEEILEKGLKVREYELSKDNFSKTGNFGFGIQEHIDLGIKYDPSIGIYGMDFYVVLGRPGFSVAERKRKQSRIGYKHLISKDESMKWFQQKYDGILLPSKKKK; this is translated from the exons ATGGCG TCGGGGGAAAATTCCCAGAAGCAAAATGTCATGCGAGACCTCCGTATCCGTAAGCTGTGCTTAAACATCTGTGTTGGTGAAAGTGGTGATCGTCTGACAAGAGCTGCAAAGGTTCTTGAACAGCTGACTGGGCAGCAGCCAGTTTATTCTAAAG CCCGCTACACTGTGCGTTCATTTGGCATTCGTCGTAATGAGAAGATTGCTGTACACTGCACTGTGCGAGGTGCCAAAGCTGAAGAAATCCTAGAGAAGGGTTTGAAG gTTCGTGAATATGAGCTTTCAAAGGATAACTTCTCTAAAACTGGAAACTTTGGTTTTGGAATCCAAGAACATATTGATCTTGGAATTAAATATGACCCCAGTATTGGGATTTATGGCATGGATTTCTACGTAGTGCTGGGACGTCCTGGTTTCAGTGTTGCTGAACGAAAAAGGAAGCAATCCAGAATTGGCTACAAGCATCTGATATCAAAGGATGAATCCATGAAGTGGTTCCAACAGAAG tatgATGGTATATTGTTGCCATCAAAGAAGAAGAAGTGA